The sequence ataaaaaaaaactaaaacaaaacaaaactggcaaaccgaatccagcagcacatcaaaaaacatccaccaggccgggcatggtaatcccaccactttgggaggttgaggcaggcagatcacctaaggacaggagttcaagaccagcctgaccaacatggagaaaccctgcctctacaaaaaatacaaaaaattagccaggcgtggtggtgtatgcctgtaatcccagctactcgagaggctgaggcaagagaatcacttgaacctgggaggcagaggttgcggtgagccaagatcacgccactgcactgggcaacaagagcgaaactttgtcttaaaaaacaacaacaagaacaacaaaaaactgatccgccatgatcaagttggcttcaccCCTGTGATgcagggctggttcaacatatgcaaatcaataaacaaaattcatgacataaacagaactaaagacaaaaaccacatgattatctcaatagatgcagaaaagccctttgataaaattcaacttttCATGTTAagaactctcaataaaccaggtgttgagggaatatatctcaaaataatgagagcttttatgacaaaaccacagttAATGTGATATATTGAATGGGAAaatgctggaagcattctctGAAAAGGatgacaagacaaggatgccctttctcaccattcctattgaacatagtattggaagttatggccagggcaatcaggcaggggAAAGAAATAGAGTactcaaatagaaaaagaggaagtcaaattgtctctgtctgcagatgacatttagaaaattccatcatctcagcctaaaatttccttaagctgataagtaacttcagcaaagtctcaggatacaaaatcaatgtgcaaaaatcacaggcattcctataagCCAACAATAGACCGTCAGAGAGTCAAATCATAATAAACATCACAACtgctacaaaagaataaaatatctaaaatatagcTAACaaagaatgtgaaggacctcttcaaggagaactacaaaccactgctcaaggaagtaagagagcacacaatcaaatggaaaaacatcccatccTTATGGATAGAAGgaatcaacatcatgaaaatggccatactgcccaaagtaatttatggaCTCAATGTTATTcccaaactaccattgacattcttcacagaattaggaaaataaaacaacaaaaaactttaaattgcatatggaaccaaaaaagaacccatatagccaaggcaatcttcagcaaaaagaacaaagatggcagcatcacactacctgatttcaagctatactacaagactacagtaagcaaaacaacatggtactgctCCAAAGACAGACATAcgcaccaatggaacagaaaagagccctcagaagtaacaccacacatctacaaccatctgatattcaacaaacctgacaaaaacaagcaatggggaaaggattttctgttcaataaatggtcctgagaaaactggctagccatatgcagaaaactgaaactggacctcttccttacatcttatacaaaaatttactcaagatggattaaagacttaaatgtaaaacccaaaaccataaaaaccctagaagaaaacctaggcaataccattcgggacataggcatgggcaaagacttcgtgatgaaaatgccaaaagcaactgcaacagaCGCCAAAATTGAAGAATAAgacctagttaaactaaagagcctctacaccgaaaaagaaactatcatcagagtgaacaggcaacctacagaatgggagaaaatgtttgcaatctacccatctgacaaaggtctaatatccagaatttacaagaaactttaaaaaatttacaaaaaaaaaaaaatccatcaaaaaCCGAgcaaaagctgggcgtggtggctcacgcctgtcatcccaccagtttcagaggctgagatgggtagctcattcgaggccaggagttcaagaccagcctggccaatatggtgaaacccctcatctactaaaaatacaaaaattagctgggcatggtagtggacgtctgtagtcccagctactcgatagactgaggcaggagaatggcttgaacccaggaggtagaggttgcagtgagcagagatcatgccactgcactccggcctgggagacagagtgagactctatctcacaaaaaaaaagggggggggggcggCAAAagatgaacacacacttctcagaagaaggcaatttatgtggccaacaaatatatgaaaagctgctcaacatcattagatgaaatataaatcaaaaccacaataagataccatctcacaccagtcagaatggtgattattaaaaagaaacaatagatgctggtgaggctgtggagaaataggaacgcttttacactgttggtgagaatgtatattagttcaaccatcgtggaagacagtgtggtgattcctcaaggatctagaaccagaaataccatttgacccagcaatcccattactgggaatatactcaaaagaaatacaaatcattctactataaagacacatgcacacgaatttttttttaaatcattttaatgtttttcacttCTATTAATTGATTATTGATTTCTACACAAGTGTATGCATCTAGTTTGACTTGcttcatatttattttccaaCATGGTGCAATCTTCAGCATGAGGTGCACGAAGTACCTTGTCCTCAAAGAGCTTTATCAACTTGAACATTTTCAAAGAGCTCTATAAGGCAGCTCAGCATGGCAGTTTTTTACTGAAATCTCTTATCTGGAAGACGGCAAAATAGACCCGGACCTTCCCGAGCCCACTGGTTGCTTGTATTCATATCACAGCTCGCTTGAGTAAGTGGTAACGACAGAATAATAAGCAGATTGCTCCAAACCCAGCTGGGTGAGATAGCTTCATTTTTGGAAAATCAACTGAATCACGAAAACCTTCCTAATGGTATAATTTGTTCCAGAGTTCTTTTGATACTTAAGAAGGGAAATATTAATCCTTGTGCACAGTCTTTTATTACAAACACTCTTATTTATGGTATTACGGAGTTTTCTTCTCCAGCCATCATTCTCCGATGAGGTGACTGACTGTACCCCATGCAGAATTGAAAGCATCAAGAAATCTCCTTTCTTAATCAGAGCTGGTGACAGCCTTCTCATTTCCTGCCAAATGGATCAGACCACACTTTTAACCCTGGTGGCTGCACATCCTCTTGAACAATTCCAGCCCGATTTATGGCTTGCTACCTCCTGTAGTCTTCCAGTCTCATTAGGGGTCGGAAGTAGATGGGATAGAAGGCGGCGCCGATCAGGGAGATGAAGCTGCCGAAAATGAGCGCGGTGCGCAGGTTCCGGGACATGGCGTTGGGCCCCAGGCTGCCCTGACCCGCCGACCTCCCTGCACTCTCGGAAACCTGGCTACCCACTCGCACACgaatttttattgcagcactatttacaatgggaaagacatggaaccaacccaaatgcccatcaatgacagacttgacaaataaaatgtggtacatacacaccatggaatactgtgcagccatacaaagaaatgagatcatgtcctttgtaggaacatggattaagctggaagtcatcatcctcagcaaactaacacagggctagaaaaccaaaaactacatgttctcactcataagtggtagttgaacaatgagaacacatgggtacagggaggggaataacacacaccagggcctgttgtgaagtcgggggcaaggggagggCACCTAGAAGGGTCAAtgcgtgcagcaaaccaccatggcacacatacacctatgtaataaacctgcacattaaCTAAGCATTGCCTCTCAAGCTTTATTTAATGAGCTTATAAATCACTTGGTAATGTTGGTCTCACTCTATGTAATGTGATTCTGCAGGTATGGAAAGGGTCCATGAGAGGGTGTTTTAAATAAGTCCCCTGTCAAGGCTGACCTCCCCTAGGCTCATCATTAGCATTAGTTAGAGAAGCAGGCGCAGTACAGAGTCTCCTACACTTGGCACTCTTGTCACAACACAATTACTTCTGGAACAAATGAAAACAACCAATCTCCATCCTAAAGCATCATAATCTTTGttggctttttaaagttttttgttttgttttgttttgtgtttttttttttagacagagttttgctcttgctgcccaggctggagtgcaatggtgcaatcttggctcactgcaacctctgcctcctgggttcaagcaattctccagcctcagcctcccaagtagctgggactacaggtatgcaccaccatgcctggctaattttttgtatttagtagagatgggatttcaccatattggtcaggctcatctcgaactcctgatctcaggtgatccacccgccttggcctcccaaagtgctgggattacaggcatgagccaccgtgcccagtggctttttaaagtttacagagaaaacagaaagcagcAATATGTGACTGagtctgcatttatttttattaattaattaatttattattattattattttgagatagagtctcgctctattgcccaggctggagtgcagtggtgagatctgcaattactgcaacctctgcctcccaggttcaagctattcttctgcctcagcctcctaagtagctggaactacaggcatgcaccaccatgcctggctgacggttttgtttttttttgtttttgtattttttgtaaagtcaGGATcttaccatgttggtcaagctgttcttgaactcctgacctcaaatgatctgcccaccttggcctcccaaagcgctgggattacagaagtgagccaccgcaccccaccctTCCTTTTGCATTGTAAGTACTTCAGCATGCAAATAATTACCTTGGATAATCAAGTTTCTGTCAAAAGAACTTATGTATCTTTTAGTATTTATCATTCTGTATTGCTAAATTTAATTCTACCTTTGTGTCCAACTTTCATGTGCTCCTAAAATGAGCTTTACTCTGAACAAATCTATGTGTACTTTTAAccgaaaatttgaaaaataaacctttgccaaagcaaaaacaaagcaatgAATCTCAAGTTACAAATAAAGACAATCCTGAGTCAAAAAGAAtgacagccgggcgcggtggctcaagcctgtaatcccagcactttgggaggccgagacgggcggatcacaaggtcaggagatcgagaccatcctggctaacacggcgaaaccccgtctctactaaaaacacaaaaaattagccgggcgaggtggcggcgcctgtggtcccagctactcgggaggctgaggcaggaaaatggcgggaacccgggaggcggagcttgcagtgagctgagatctggccactgcactccagcctgggcgacagagcgagactccgtctcaaaaaaaaaaaaaaaaaaaaaaaaaaaaaaagaatgacaaaaggTTTATTTAGCTGTTAAcgtaatttacatatatttcaaaaaagcagagaaaaatatcTACATACAGTCTAAATGCTTTAATAAAACAGATGAACAAAATATCCTCCCTTACTTTCATGTATGTGAATAAagcctcttatttttaatttacattttctcctAAAACAACCAGGTCACTGGACATGTTCTTGAAATCTTGGACATCTGAATTGTGAACCTGAAAGAATGTTTATGGtaaaaaagcagaagagagaaaggtgCTATAATAAATTGATGGGTGCACATAAATAAATCAAGCTGTCAGAGATACtgacacaataatagtgggagtcTACAACACCCACGGGCACTAACAGACACattattgaggcagaaaattaacaaagatattaagACCTAAACTCAACACGTGACTAAACAGTCCTAATAGACTTCTACAACTCTCTCCATCTAAAAACAACATAGTATAGTCTTCTCATTACATGCCACATACTCTAGAACCACACACAGAGGCCACAGCttgataaaaatgtaattcaatacaaagaaaatcacttgaatcatacaattacatggaaattaaacaacctgcacTTGAattacttttgggtaaataatgaaattaaggcaagaaccaagaagttctttgaaaaaaaaaaaaaagaacaaaggccgggcgtggtggctcaagcctgtaatcccagcactttgggaggccgagacgggcggatcacgaggtcaggagatcgagaccatcctggctaacacggcgaaaccccgtctctactaaaaacacaaaaaattagccgggcgaggtggcggcgcctgtggtcccagctactcgggaggctgaggcaggaaaatggcgggaacccggaaggcggagcttgcagtgagctgagatctggccactgcactccagcctgggcgacagagcgagaccccgtctcaaaaaaaaaaaaaaaatgagaacaaagatacaacatacctgAATTTTTGCAACACAGTTAAGGCAGTGTTCggagaaaaatttatagcattaaatgcttatattGAAAAGTCAGACTTCAGCTTAACAACCTGACATCATAAATAAAAGACTGagtgaagcaagagcaaatcaaccccttagctagcagaagacaagaaataaccaaaatcattTCTGAATGGAAGATTTTGACATGAAAAACTATACAAAAGATCAAGAATTGCAGgagtaaaatcttaaaaaaaaaaaaagaaagaaaaattatcaacaaaatattggcaaaccaaattGAGCAGGACACCAAAAACCTAACCGATTATGATCAAGTAGGGTTTATTTTGGGGATGCAAGGCTAATTCAACATACGtgaggtggggtgtggtggctcacgcctgtaatcccagcactttgggaggatgaggcaggtgatcacctgaggtcaggagttcaagaccagcctggccaccatggttaaacc comes from Macaca fascicularis isolate 582-1 chromosome 19, T2T-MFA8v1.1 and encodes:
- the LOC102143228 gene encoding small integral membrane protein 20, with product MSRNLRTALIFGSFISLIGAAFYPIYFRPLMRLEDYRR